In a genomic window of uncultured Flavobacterium sp.:
- a CDS encoding alginate export family protein: protein MESSKSISPKNKNFGIIVMCFLLMGSITSAQNFKLLRYDENYEFLKDSSRNFYENLKFIPLNKQKDFYMSLGGEARYEYVDFNNEDWGRLNIGHNNFFLQRYDLHADVHLGKTFRVFAQLRSALQDGRINGPRGIDEDQLNVQNLFLDVNLYQKEDKKLTIRAGRQELDYGSGRLISVREGPNARLYFTGVKIMYSSARLSIDGFAMMADTIYKGVFDNKMSKQINLWGAYSKIIFPKAGNLDLYYLGINRKESLFEEGIAPEKRHTIGTRFWKYGGGFIYNLEAAYQFGSFGSGNINAWTASADLGYSFENIKFKPTINLRNDYISGDQNQGNGNLQTFNPLYPKGGYFGFSPQVGPVNLIDIHPYATMDLLPQLKMQVDVVFNWRYSLQDGVYRPSGTLNLPGSASDKRYIGTAYLANFTYSVSKYISVVSGIQYFKTGAFIDDIIPNSKDGVFFNARLGFKF, encoded by the coding sequence TTGGAATCATCAAAATCCATATCGCCAAAAAACAAGAACTTCGGAATCATCGTAATGTGTTTTCTTTTAATGGGAAGCATTACATCGGCACAAAATTTTAAACTTTTGCGTTATGACGAAAACTACGAATTTCTAAAAGATTCAAGCAGAAACTTTTATGAGAATCTAAAATTCATTCCGTTAAACAAACAGAAAGATTTTTATATGTCTCTTGGAGGTGAAGCAAGATATGAATACGTTGATTTCAATAATGAAGATTGGGGAAGATTAAATATTGGTCACAATAACTTTTTTCTGCAACGTTATGATCTTCATGCCGATGTTCATTTAGGAAAAACCTTTAGAGTATTTGCACAATTAAGAAGCGCTTTGCAAGACGGCAGAATCAACGGTCCAAGAGGAATTGACGAAGATCAGTTGAATGTTCAGAATCTTTTTTTAGATGTAAATCTCTATCAAAAAGAAGATAAAAAACTGACCATTCGTGCCGGAAGACAAGAACTTGATTATGGTTCCGGAAGATTAATTTCGGTAAGAGAAGGTCCAAATGCGAGACTTTATTTTACAGGAGTAAAAATAATGTACTCTTCTGCCCGATTATCAATTGACGGTTTTGCTATGATGGCCGATACGATTTACAAAGGCGTTTTTGATAATAAAATGTCGAAACAAATCAATTTATGGGGCGCTTATTCCAAAATAATATTCCCAAAAGCAGGAAATCTGGATCTTTATTATCTCGGAATCAACAGAAAAGAATCTCTTTTTGAAGAAGGAATTGCTCCCGAAAAAAGACATACAATAGGTACAAGATTCTGGAAATATGGCGGTGGTTTTATTTATAATCTGGAAGCTGCTTATCAATTTGGGAGTTTTGGTTCGGGAAATATCAATGCCTGGACGGCTTCTGCAGATTTAGGTTATTCCTTTGAAAACATAAAATTCAAGCCAACGATAAACCTTCGAAATGATTACATCTCCGGAGATCAAAATCAAGGCAATGGAAACCTGCAAACGTTTAATCCGTTATATCCAAAAGGAGGATATTTTGGTTTTAGTCCGCAAGTGGGTCCCGTAAACCTTATCGACATTCATCCTTATGCCACGATGGATTTATTGCCACAATTAAAGATGCAGGTCGATGTGGTTTTTAACTGGAGATATTCACTTCAAGACGGTGTTTACAGGCCAAGCGGAACCTTAAATCTTCCCGGAAGTGCTTCAGACAAACGATACATTGGGACGGCTTATCTTGCCAATTTTACCTATAGCGTCAGCAAATATATATCAGTCGTAAGCGGAATTCAATATTTTAAAACAGGCGCTTTTATCGACGACATCATACCAAATTCTAAAGACGGCGTTTTCTTTAATGCCCGACTCGGATTTAAATTTTAA
- a CDS encoding M17 family peptidase N-terminal domain-containing protein, producing MTSTLTKLTTMKNSLIFSTYRLRNSLILFITLFFANASFAQTAALGSTTTWGKVDGVSINGLVQGPSSAEAELQVACVFEYTEGDIFNPPALPANLNGMVHLDDALKGIITELRKSGKFTGHSLETLLITPPKGTLAAKQLLLIGLGDRNKFTPDLMISVGSVATREALRLGVSNFAFASDIKDAGIDSPTALIATNVVLGSFEAYRTQTYLKDKKLSDYKPLTKITLLAGPSFYNVAGEGIKEAIAKLNAK from the coding sequence ATGACATCAACATTAACTAAATTAACAACAATGAAAAATTCATTAATTTTCTCAACATACAGACTTAGAAATTCTCTAATTCTTTTTATCACATTATTTTTTGCTAATGCATCATTTGCACAAACAGCAGCACTTGGATCAACAACCACTTGGGGAAAAGTTGACGGAGTTTCCATAAACGGATTAGTTCAGGGACCATCTTCAGCCGAAGCAGAATTACAAGTTGCCTGCGTTTTCGAATATACTGAAGGTGACATTTTTAACCCTCCTGCCCTTCCTGCAAACCTAAACGGAATGGTACATTTAGACGATGCCTTAAAAGGAATTATTACCGAATTACGCAAAAGCGGAAAATTCACCGGACATTCTCTTGAAACTTTATTGATTACACCCCCAAAAGGAACTTTGGCAGCCAAACAATTATTGCTTATTGGTCTTGGTGATCGCAATAAATTCACACCAGATTTAATGATAAGTGTAGGAAGTGTTGCCACGCGCGAAGCTTTGCGTTTAGGCGTTTCTAACTTCGCTTTTGCAAGTGATATTAAAGATGCAGGAATCGATTCTCCAACGGCTTTAATAGCAACAAATGTAGTTTTAGGTTCTTTTGAAGCTTACAGAACCCAAACTTATTTAAAAGATAAAAAATTATCAGATTATAAGCCATTGACAAAAATCACTTTACTTGCCGGACCATCATTCTACAATGTTGCAGGCGAAGGAATTAAAGAAGCAATTGCAAAACTTAACGCTAAATAA